The Chroicocephalus ridibundus chromosome 2, bChrRid1.1, whole genome shotgun sequence genome includes a region encoding these proteins:
- the LOC134510872 gene encoding collagen alpha-2(I) chain-like → MGGLAAAAHPASARPRRRVSSPGGAGAGGAAGERARQPVAVPVSRRGGRRGRESGGRRSGEKGSRGRPSWRPLWAAAPLSSLRLPRPPAQAAPRAWGGVGVSPQLPLPRWAGHRRCVRPGTPGDSNFNGAGKGKALPQGRNSPGSGRSWGPAGWKAARQGRSWRSWWAPGWTCALAAKKLYVDLENLHSVKGKKDRKDLCNRDLPQILAPNTCISDSKGNGNPTPRVCNPWQQPEKVTQAVKLSFYNGRKQN, encoded by the exons ATGG GCGGGCTGGCGGCCGCTGCGCACCCCGCCtcggcccgcccccgccggcgggTGTCGtcccccggcggggcaggggcagggggcgcGGCCGGCGAGCGGGCCCGGCAGCCGGTGGCCGTCCCGGTgtcgcggcggggcgggcgaAGGGGGCGGGAAAGTGGCGGCCGGCGGAGCGgggagaaggggagcaggggacgTCCAAGCTGGCGTCCCCTCTGGGCCGCTGCTCCCCTGTCCTCCCTGCGTCTTCCTCGCCCTCCTGCGCAGGCTGCTCCCCGCgcctgggggggtgtgggggtgtcccCGCAGCTGCCGCTGCCCcgctgggctgggcacaggcggTGCGTGCGCCCGGGGACGCCCGGGGACAGCAACTTCAACGGGGCGGGGAAGGGCAAAGCCCTGCCCCAGGGGAGGAACAGCCCCGGCTCCGGCAGAAGCTGGGGGCCAGccggctggaaagcagctcggcagggaaggagctggaggtcctggtggGCACCAGGTTGGACGTGTGCCCTTGCCGCAAAGAAG CTATATGTGGACCTAGAGAACCTTCATTCTGTCAagggaaaaaaggacagaaaggacCTCTGTAATAGAGATCTCCCCCAAATACTTGCCCCAAATACTTGCATCAGTGACAGCAAGGGGAATGGGAACCCAACACCGAGAGTCTGCAATCCCTGGCAGCAACCAGAAAAGGTGACACAGGCAGTCAAATTGAGTTTCTATAATG gaAGGAAGCAGAACTAA